In the Anaerosporomusa subterranea genome, one interval contains:
- the folP gene encoding dihydropteroate synthase — protein MLNPRVVLINNNEAATRELQQLGCDPQGIAIMAAKAIFKTVKIEGVSTKAANLLKQTFLAKGGEVAVARGTADLSIEHTDVLIFATLKQYRLALNQLKQQPWGLPQLAERIENSLRGDAIFPMRHYEWHDRSLSIQPGRTLVMGILNLTPDSFSDGGKYNQVEKAVQHACEMVELGADIIDIGAESTRPYGSQLVSEQEEMARLLPILDQVLAKVSVPVSVDTYKASVAKAALAAGAHIVNDIWGLHTPGMAEVAAAQRAPVIIMHNQVDSIYQHDIMSDMITFLEESIEIGIKAGIPFENFIVDPGIGFGKTTVQNLEVMARLGELKSLGCPILLATSRKRFIGEALGGLPPQERVEGTGATVAWGIMQGVQMVRVHDVKEIVRVTRMIDTLVRRDFHA, from the coding sequence ATGCTTAATCCAAGAGTCGTATTAATTAATAATAACGAAGCTGCAACTCGCGAATTGCAACAGTTGGGCTGTGATCCACAAGGAATCGCGATCATGGCGGCAAAGGCAATATTCAAAACGGTCAAGATCGAAGGTGTATCAACTAAGGCGGCGAACTTACTAAAACAGACGTTTCTTGCCAAAGGCGGTGAGGTAGCGGTCGCACGCGGAACAGCAGATCTCAGCATCGAACATACAGATGTACTTATTTTTGCAACATTGAAGCAATATCGATTGGCGCTGAATCAATTGAAACAGCAACCGTGGGGACTACCTCAGCTGGCTGAACGTATCGAAAATTCCTTACGCGGAGACGCAATATTTCCTATGCGACACTATGAATGGCATGATCGATCGCTCTCCATACAGCCCGGTCGGACCTTAGTTATGGGCATACTTAACTTGACACCTGATTCATTTTCAGACGGCGGTAAGTACAATCAGGTTGAGAAGGCGGTTCAGCATGCCTGTGAAATGGTAGAACTAGGTGCAGATATTATCGATATCGGCGCCGAATCTACTCGTCCGTATGGTTCACAGTTGGTCAGCGAGCAAGAAGAAATGGCCAGATTACTGCCTATTCTTGATCAAGTGTTAGCAAAAGTATCAGTCCCTGTTTCGGTAGACACATATAAGGCTTCGGTCGCAAAAGCTGCTTTGGCGGCCGGTGCGCATATCGTGAACGATATCTGGGGATTACATACTCCAGGCATGGCTGAAGTTGCCGCCGCGCAACGTGCGCCGGTTATCATCATGCATAATCAAGTCGATTCGATTTATCAGCATGACATCATGTCTGATATGATTACTTTTCTCGAAGAAAGCATCGAGATCGGTATAAAAGCAGGCATTCCTTTTGAAAATTTCATTGTTGATCCTGGTATTGGTTTTGGTAAAACAACGGTCCAAAACCTGGAAGTAATGGCTCGGCTAGGTGAACTTAAGTCGTTGGGATGTCCCATATTGCTCGCTACATCGCGAAAACGCTTCATCGGCGAGGCATTAGGCGGTCTGCCGCCGCAAGAGCGAGTAGAGGGAACTGGGGCAACGGTCGCTTGGGGGATTATGCAGGGAGTACAAATGGTGCGGGTACACGATGTTAAAGAAATAGTCCGAGTAACTCGGATGATTGATACACTAGTAAGGAGAGATTTTCATGCATGA
- a CDS encoding MGDG synthase family glycosyltransferase, with product MKILIISAPIGSGHVRAGQAVGAALQSIDPATNVVYANVFDFFPSFIGNSVLNTYLKILAIFPQAYGMAYGWGNTSRLALVGRNIISRFLAKQMLTYIKSLEPDVVVCTHATPAGLVADLLRRGELTSPGVAIVTDFVVHRLWIYPEITHYCVANQELRQELTANGIPLQRSTASGIPVAAGFADSNTIATVKDLSLDCDLPTIMIMGGGAGLLPMEDIIRALNSLERRIQIVAICGSNRKMSRCLSKLASSIKHQLIVYGFVENIAELMAVSDLLVTKPGGMTSAEAMCCGLPLIIYRPIPGQEEENAKRLIQQGSALQANTPDALTATVGMLLTERGRLTQMHQRSLAMARPDAAEVAAHVIRSLVVK from the coding sequence TTGAAAATCTTAATTATCAGCGCCCCGATAGGCTCTGGTCATGTCAGGGCTGGCCAGGCGGTGGGGGCTGCGCTGCAGTCAATCGACCCTGCAACAAACGTTGTTTATGCCAACGTCTTTGATTTTTTTCCTTCCTTTATTGGAAATTCAGTCCTTAATACTTATCTGAAAATACTTGCCATCTTTCCTCAAGCATATGGAATGGCATATGGATGGGGGAATACTAGTCGGCTGGCACTTGTCGGCCGCAATATAATCAGTCGTTTTCTTGCCAAGCAGATGCTTACCTATATCAAATCACTAGAGCCCGACGTTGTTGTTTGCACCCATGCTACTCCTGCGGGGTTAGTGGCTGATCTCTTGCGCCGAGGTGAACTTACATCGCCCGGTGTCGCTATCGTGACAGATTTTGTCGTGCACCGACTATGGATATATCCTGAAATTACTCATTATTGCGTCGCTAACCAAGAATTGCGTCAAGAATTGACTGCTAACGGTATACCTTTGCAACGCAGTACAGCTAGTGGCATTCCAGTAGCTGCTGGCTTTGCTGACTCCAATACAATTGCCACGGTCAAAGATTTGAGTCTTGATTGCGATTTACCTACCATTATGATAATGGGCGGCGGGGCTGGACTTTTGCCTATGGAAGATATCATTAGGGCTCTTAACAGTCTGGAACGAAGAATCCAGATAGTAGCCATTTGCGGCAGCAATCGAAAAATGTCTAGATGCTTGTCAAAACTGGCGAGTTCGATCAAACATCAATTAATCGTGTATGGCTTTGTCGAAAATATCGCAGAATTGATGGCTGTCTCTGATCTGTTAGTAACTAAGCCCGGCGGCATGACCTCAGCAGAGGCCATGTGTTGCGGCCTTCCACTCATTATTTACCGTCCCATTCCGGGACAGGAAGAAGAGAATGCCAAACGCCTGATCCAACAAGGCAGTGCTTTGCAGGCTAATACACCTGATGCTCTGACTGCGACTGTTGGTATGTTGCTGACTGAGAGAGGAAGATTGACGCAGATGCACCAAAGATCACTCGCAATGGCAAGGCCGGATGCTGCCGAGGTGGCAGCCCACGTGATTCGCAGTCTTGTTGTGAAATAA
- the folK gene encoding 2-amino-4-hydroxy-6-hydroxymethyldihydropteridine diphosphokinase: MIYLGLGSNMGERECYLRQAVSILAAHPDIQVIKKSAIYETEPFGYIDQAAFLNAVIAIESNLSPAELLRVCLETESCLGRVRNARWGPRTIDIDILLFHDQLIDTDTLKVPHPYMHLRPFVLIPLRDLTGDDIVLHGLTTGELLATCEPSSVTFYQSFD, translated from the coding sequence ATGATTTACCTAGGATTAGGCTCAAACATGGGAGAACGCGAATGTTATTTAAGACAGGCAGTGAGTATTCTTGCTGCTCATCCTGACATCCAGGTTATCAAAAAATCAGCCATTTATGAAACTGAACCGTTCGGTTATATTGATCAAGCTGCATTTCTCAACGCGGTGATTGCCATTGAATCAAATTTATCTCCTGCCGAACTGTTGAGGGTCTGTCTTGAAACAGAAAGCTGCTTAGGCAGAGTGAGAAATGCTCGCTGGGGTCCTAGGACAATCGATATCGATATATTGTTATTTCATGATCAGTTAATTGATACGGATACTTTGAAAGTGCCACATCCATATATGCATCTTCGACCGTTCGTGTTGATCCCTTTACGTGATTTGACCGGTGACGACATCGTCCTACACGGACTTACAACTGGTGAATTATTAGCTACATGCGAACCATCTTCTGTTACGTTTTATCAAAGTTTCGATTGA
- the folB gene encoding dihydroneopterin aldolase, with translation MHDTITLSNMTFFGRHGVYPYEQEHGQRFLVDIEMSADLEQAAQTDHLEATVDYTAVYDAVKRIVETEHYQLLEALCGRITGVVLEFPHVKRVVVRIRKPAAPVPGALDFVQVALSRSK, from the coding sequence ATGCATGACACGATTACTCTATCAAATATGACATTTTTTGGCCGTCACGGTGTTTATCCATATGAGCAGGAACACGGCCAACGGTTTCTGGTAGATATCGAGATGAGCGCTGACCTTGAGCAGGCGGCTCAGACAGACCATTTAGAAGCAACTGTTGACTATACGGCAGTATATGATGCAGTCAAAAGAATTGTTGAAACTGAGCACTATCAATTGCTTGAAGCCTTGTGTGGCCGTATTACTGGCGTCGTATTAGAGTTTCCTCATGTCAAACGAGTCGTAGTCCGAATCCGCAAACCGGCGGCGCCTGTCCCCGGCGCTCTTGATTTCGTTCAGGTTGCCTTGTCGAGGAGCAAATGA
- the trmFO gene encoding methylenetetrahydrofolate--tRNA-(uracil(54)-C(5))-methyltransferase (FADH(2)-oxidizing) TrmFO: MTQVTVIGAGLAGSEAAWQIAQSGVSVTLYEMRPGRMTPAHKSDQFAELVCSNSLRAANIENAVGLLKEEMRQLGSLIMQAADANRLPAGGALAVDREDFSAYITNRLSQHPLVNIIREEVTTVPEGIVIFASGPLTSSALSTTIQELTGSDRLYFYDAAAPIIAWDSLDMNVIYRASRYGKGDDDYLNCPMNRETYEAFWHELVHAETVPVKDFEKEIYFEGCMPVEVMAARGIDTLRFGPLKPVGLPDPNTGEIPWAVVQLRQDNTAATLYNIVGFQTHLKWPEQQRVFRMIPGLGKAEFVRLGVMHRNTYINSPSVLLPTLQLRSDTRILFAGQMTGVEGYVESAASGLLAGINAARLAKDSPVLEFPRNTAHASLAHYITHAEAKSFQPMNINFGLLPPLGRKIRDKKEKNRLIAERSLEELRQFIEKYDNILA; the protein is encoded by the coding sequence ATGACACAAGTTACAGTAATCGGCGCTGGTCTGGCGGGTAGTGAAGCCGCCTGGCAAATTGCACAGTCCGGCGTCAGCGTTACTCTTTATGAAATGCGGCCAGGACGAATGACTCCAGCGCATAAATCAGACCAATTCGCCGAGTTGGTCTGTAGCAATTCACTGCGAGCCGCTAATATAGAGAATGCGGTAGGTTTATTGAAAGAAGAGATGCGGCAATTGGGTTCGCTGATTATGCAGGCAGCTGACGCGAACAGACTTCCTGCTGGCGGCGCATTGGCCGTGGATCGAGAGGACTTTAGCGCATATATAACCAACCGTTTGTCACAACATCCTTTAGTAAATATTATTCGGGAGGAGGTAACAACCGTTCCTGAAGGAATCGTGATCTTTGCTAGCGGTCCTTTAACATCATCCGCGCTTTCGACCACAATTCAAGAACTCACCGGTAGCGACAGGCTCTATTTTTATGATGCGGCTGCCCCGATTATCGCTTGGGATTCGCTTGATATGAATGTGATTTATCGTGCCTCACGCTATGGCAAAGGGGATGATGACTATCTAAATTGTCCAATGAATCGTGAGACATATGAAGCGTTCTGGCACGAGTTAGTTCATGCAGAAACAGTACCAGTGAAGGATTTTGAGAAAGAAATATATTTTGAGGGCTGTATGCCGGTTGAAGTTATGGCTGCCAGAGGGATTGATACTCTCCGTTTTGGCCCGCTTAAACCTGTAGGCCTGCCTGATCCCAATACCGGTGAGATTCCATGGGCGGTAGTACAGCTTCGCCAAGACAATACGGCTGCAACCCTTTATAATATAGTAGGCTTCCAGACCCATCTAAAATGGCCTGAACAGCAAAGAGTATTCCGTATGATCCCTGGTCTGGGCAAGGCGGAGTTTGTCCGACTCGGAGTAATGCATCGCAATACCTACATAAACTCACCATCTGTATTGCTGCCCACCTTGCAGCTACGTAGTGATACGCGCATCCTTTTTGCCGGCCAAATGACTGGCGTTGAGGGCTATGTTGAATCTGCCGCGTCGGGCCTGCTAGCCGGCATTAATGCCGCCCGTTTGGCTAAAGACTCTCCGGTCCTCGAATTCCCGAGAAACACAGCACACGCATCGCTTGCTCACTACATTACTCATGCTGAAGCCAAGTCTTTTCAGCCGATGAATAT
- the dprA gene encoding DNA-processing protein DprA has product MENAYIAALLTVTGIGQERVKTLIRYFDSARQAWLADMRDLILSGCLPETAAEEIIEKRKHINPVSLLDTWHNRGISVVSRTDSCYPALLQTIYNPPELLFYRGVLPPNDQLIAIVGTRRASAYGKNAAKSLASTLAAAGFWVVSGAARGIDTAAHLGAIEQGKTIAVLGCGVDICYPQENAKLLCQIAASGAVISEYPPGTPPTPGLFPARNRIISGLSRGVVIIEAGEKSGALITADAALEQNRDVFAVPGSIFTQQNRGSHNLIKQGAKLIDCAADILEEYQIEYITKKELPQLTPDQTVVYSVLTSDLPLALEEIVMRTNLAAANVSYILLQFELQGIAHSDGQRYVRSAWEGNR; this is encoded by the coding sequence ATGGAGAACGCGTATATCGCTGCACTGCTCACCGTTACAGGGATAGGTCAGGAACGAGTTAAAACTCTGATTCGCTATTTTGACAGCGCCCGACAGGCTTGGTTGGCTGACATGCGCGATTTGATTTTGAGCGGTTGCTTGCCTGAGACTGCTGCAGAGGAAATTATCGAAAAACGAAAACATATAAACCCCGTTTCCTTGCTAGACACTTGGCACAATCGCGGTATTTCCGTTGTCTCGCGAACAGATTCTTGTTATCCGGCTTTATTGCAAACAATCTATAATCCGCCTGAGTTGCTGTTTTATCGTGGAGTTTTACCACCCAATGACCAACTAATTGCCATCGTTGGGACTAGACGGGCCTCGGCATATGGAAAGAATGCAGCTAAAAGCTTAGCATCAACGTTAGCTGCTGCCGGGTTTTGGGTGGTTAGCGGGGCAGCCAGAGGAATTGACACAGCTGCGCATCTTGGCGCTATCGAGCAGGGCAAAACCATCGCCGTTCTTGGTTGTGGCGTTGACATCTGTTATCCACAAGAAAATGCAAAGCTTTTATGCCAGATTGCTGCTTCGGGAGCGGTCATATCTGAGTATCCGCCGGGAACTCCGCCTACGCCCGGACTATTTCCCGCCCGAAATAGAATTATTAGTGGTCTTTCGCGTGGAGTAGTCATTATTGAGGCTGGAGAAAAGAGCGGTGCGTTAATTACCGCTGACGCCGCACTCGAACAAAATCGCGATGTGTTCGCAGTTCCCGGCAGTATTTTCACTCAGCAGAACCGCGGCTCTCATAACTTAATTAAGCAAGGGGCAAAATTAATTGATTGTGCCGCGGATATTTTGGAAGAATATCAAATAGAGTACATTACAAAAAAAGAACTTCCTCAGCTGACCCCGGATCAAACTGTTGTGTACAGTGTACTAACATCAGATTTGCCGTTGGCTTTAGAAGAAATTGTCATGCGGACCAATCTAGCGGCAGCTAATGTATCATATATATTACTGCAGTTTGAACTGCAGGGAATTGCCCATTCAGACGGGCAACGTTATGTGCGAAGCGCTTGGGAGGGAAATCGTTGA
- the topA gene encoding type I DNA topoisomerase, with protein MNKVLVVVESPAKAKTIEKFLGKSYSVKASMGHLRDLPKSQFGVDVDADFSPKYINIRGKGDLIKQLKEEAKKASKVYLATDPDREGEAIAWHLAYLLNIPVDSSCRVTFNEITKPVIQGAVKKARSINLNQVDAQQARRILDRIVGYKLSPLLWRKVRKGLSAGRVQSVAVRLICDREREIAAFVSKEYWTITARLREKIKSPLFDAELTHVDGKKPEISNEQQAGALVDEASAQTWIVKDIKRRERRRNPAPPFTTSSLQQDAFRKLGFTSRKIMMLAQQLYEGLEIGSAGSVGLITYMRTDSTRVAVSAQEEAREVIQDKFGASYLPEKPPVYAAGKKAQDAHEAIRPTSLNLPPDAVAAYLTRDQMNLYTLIWQRFIASQMSPAVYDTLTVEITAGRLSYRALGSQLKFSGFLSIYTEGKEEDDTDKEKDVFLPELNIGQELKLYKVLPKQHFTEPPPRYSEATLIKTLEEKGIGRPSTYSPIIETILARDYVVKQEKRLHPTELGFVVVDLLKQYFPDIVDVAFTAGMEGKLDEVADNELSPVQLLRDFYQPFIQTLNQAEEEIGHVDLPVEVSDVACEHCGRMMIVKKGRYGAFLACPGFPECRNTKPIVKETGAACPLCGGGVVERKTKRGKVFYGCQNYPDCNFVTWDAPLPSSCAECRAFMVAHKYSRGPVTMRCSNAACPTNQKHSLPKEKAKSTTGKSKQTAKGGKKTIKSSTKKQSK; from the coding sequence TTGAACAAGGTACTTGTAGTAGTCGAGTCTCCGGCTAAGGCAAAAACTATAGAAAAATTTCTTGGCAAATCATATTCAGTAAAAGCTTCGATGGGCCATTTGCGCGATTTGCCCAAAAGTCAGTTCGGGGTTGACGTTGACGCAGACTTTTCTCCCAAATATATTAACATTCGTGGTAAAGGCGACTTAATTAAGCAATTGAAGGAAGAAGCCAAAAAGGCCTCCAAAGTTTATCTGGCAACTGACCCGGATCGCGAGGGGGAAGCGATCGCCTGGCACCTTGCTTATTTGTTGAATATTCCTGTTGACAGCTCCTGTCGGGTTACCTTTAATGAGATCACCAAGCCTGTAATCCAGGGTGCCGTAAAAAAAGCTCGTTCTATTAATTTGAACCAAGTTGACGCCCAACAGGCCAGACGGATTTTGGATAGGATTGTGGGTTATAAGTTGAGCCCACTTTTATGGCGAAAGGTTCGAAAAGGATTGAGCGCCGGTCGGGTACAGTCAGTCGCAGTCCGCTTGATTTGTGACAGAGAACGTGAAATTGCCGCATTTGTTTCCAAAGAGTATTGGACAATTACTGCGCGATTGCGTGAGAAGATTAAGTCCCCGCTATTTGATGCTGAATTAACGCATGTTGATGGTAAGAAACCTGAAATTTCGAATGAGCAGCAAGCAGGTGCGCTGGTCGACGAAGCATCGGCGCAAACATGGATTGTCAAGGATATTAAGCGCCGCGAGCGCCGCCGTAATCCTGCACCGCCATTTACAACTAGCAGTCTTCAACAAGATGCTTTTCGCAAGTTAGGGTTTACCTCTCGAAAAATCATGATGTTAGCCCAACAATTGTATGAAGGTCTGGAAATCGGGTCAGCTGGTTCAGTTGGCCTGATCACATATATGCGAACGGATTCCACCCGCGTTGCAGTCAGTGCTCAAGAGGAAGCGCGCGAAGTTATCCAAGACAAATTTGGAGCTTCATATCTGCCAGAGAAACCACCAGTATACGCGGCAGGCAAAAAGGCGCAAGATGCTCACGAGGCGATTCGGCCGACTAGTCTTAATCTGCCTCCAGATGCGGTTGCCGCTTATTTGACTCGTGACCAAATGAATTTATATACTTTGATTTGGCAACGCTTCATCGCCAGTCAGATGAGTCCTGCTGTTTATGACACTTTAACCGTTGAAATTACTGCAGGCCGTCTGTCGTATAGGGCTCTAGGCTCGCAACTGAAGTTCTCCGGATTCTTATCTATCTACACTGAGGGTAAGGAAGAGGACGATACAGATAAAGAAAAGGATGTATTTTTACCAGAACTTAATATCGGGCAGGAATTGAAACTATACAAAGTTCTTCCTAAACAGCATTTTACGGAACCGCCTCCCCGGTATTCTGAGGCAACGCTGATTAAGACACTTGAGGAAAAAGGTATCGGCCGTCCCAGTACTTACTCCCCAATTATTGAAACTATTTTGGCGAGGGATTATGTGGTAAAGCAGGAGAAACGCCTGCATCCCACAGAGCTTGGGTTTGTAGTAGTTGATCTGCTTAAGCAGTATTTCCCTGATATTGTTGATGTTGCTTTTACCGCAGGGATGGAAGGAAAACTCGATGAAGTGGCTGATAATGAACTCTCGCCGGTACAACTGCTGCGTGATTTTTATCAACCGTTCATTCAAACTCTAAATCAAGCGGAAGAAGAAATAGGGCATGTCGATTTACCAGTTGAAGTTAGTGATGTTGCATGCGAACATTGTGGTCGCATGATGATTGTCAAAAAAGGTCGTTATGGTGCTTTCTTAGCCTGCCCGGGATTTCCAGAATGCCGTAATACGAAACCGATTGTCAAAGAAACCGGAGCAGCATGTCCGCTATGCGGCGGTGGAGTAGTAGAGCGCAAGACAAAACGAGGCAAAGTCTTTTATGGCTGTCAAAACTACCCAGACTGCAATTTTGTCACTTGGGATGCGCCTTTGCCTTCTTCCTGTGCAGAATGCCGTGCCTTTATGGTTGCACATAAATATAGCCGGGGACCGGTTACAATGCGTTGTAGCAACGCTGCGTGCCCCACCAATCAGAAGCACTCTTTGCCGAAAGAGAAGGCTAAGTCGACAACCGGCAAATCTAAGCAAACTGCCAAGGGTGGTAAGAAAACTATAAAATCGTCAACAAAGAAACAAAGCAAGTAA
- a CDS encoding H-type small acid-soluble spore protein, translating into MDARRAEEILKSPEKIGVRYRNNHVWIESVNKHHNKAYVTYLEKKNTVEVEIDHLREEGPMD; encoded by the coding sequence ATGGATGCGAGACGGGCTGAAGAGATACTTAAATCACCGGAGAAAATTGGCGTTAGGTATCGAAATAATCATGTATGGATTGAGAGTGTGAATAAACATCACAATAAAGCATATGTGACATATCTCGAGAAGAAAAATACTGTCGAGGTGGAAATCGACCATCTTCGTGAAGAAGGACCTATGGATTAA
- a CDS encoding YifB family Mg chelatase-like AAA ATPase — MFAKIYGSTTLGLNGILITVEVDIANGLPAFDIVGLPETAVKESRERVRAAIKNAGYEFPAKRITINLAPADLRKDGSGLDLPIAMGILAASGYVDRAACESFVFVSELSLEGRLRGVPGILPIAAKVAEQGFESIMLAPENAAEALLVGKIAVYTAETLEEVVLHVSGRRKLLCAQMPPFDNGPLFSEEDFADVQGQIVAKRAVEIAAAGGHNALLVGPPGSGKTMLARRLPSILPRMTDEEALEVTKIYSVIGYLNHGSSGLVYTRPFRNPHHTISDAGMIGGGRIPRPGEVTMSHHGVLFLDELPEFPRQVLEVLRQPLEDGQVNIARVNASLTYPARFMLVASMNPCPCGWLGDGLHDCVCTPSDVRRYVKKISGPLLDRIDLHVHVPRLEYQDIVNSSPQESSAKIRERVEAARMMQRERLRAFGLFANSQMKHKHIKLTCPMTHEAQTLLQQAFAKLNLSARGYDRIIKVARTIADLSAEPVITAQHVAEAVQFRNQLQGLL; from the coding sequence ATGTTCGCCAAAATCTATGGATCAACTACGTTAGGACTTAATGGTATTCTCATTACAGTCGAGGTGGATATCGCCAACGGGTTGCCCGCTTTTGATATTGTCGGATTGCCTGAGACGGCAGTTAAAGAATCGCGCGAACGTGTAAGAGCGGCGATTAAAAATGCCGGTTATGAATTTCCGGCCAAACGCATTACCATCAATCTAGCGCCAGCAGATTTACGCAAAGACGGCTCAGGACTTGATCTACCCATTGCGATGGGCATACTTGCGGCTAGCGGTTATGTGGATCGAGCCGCATGTGAATCTTTTGTATTTGTGAGCGAGTTATCACTGGAGGGGCGCTTGCGCGGTGTCCCCGGCATATTGCCGATCGCCGCAAAAGTCGCAGAACAAGGCTTTGAATCTATTATGCTAGCGCCAGAAAATGCGGCTGAGGCGTTATTGGTCGGAAAAATTGCTGTTTATACTGCCGAAACCTTGGAAGAAGTTGTATTGCATGTATCTGGCCGCCGGAAACTACTGTGCGCACAGATGCCACCTTTCGATAATGGGCCGTTGTTTTCCGAAGAAGACTTTGCCGATGTCCAAGGTCAGATTGTCGCCAAACGCGCTGTTGAGATCGCAGCCGCTGGTGGACACAATGCTCTACTGGTTGGCCCTCCCGGTTCTGGCAAAACAATGTTAGCTCGCCGCTTGCCATCTATTCTGCCAAGAATGACAGATGAGGAAGCACTTGAAGTGACCAAAATATATAGTGTAATTGGGTACTTGAATCATGGTAGTTCTGGACTGGTCTATACCCGACCGTTCCGTAATCCTCACCATACTATTTCAGACGCAGGTATGATTGGCGGCGGTCGGATACCCCGTCCTGGAGAAGTGACAATGAGTCATCATGGAGTACTGTTTCTCGATGAGCTGCCAGAATTCCCTCGGCAAGTATTAGAGGTGCTTCGCCAACCGCTGGAAGATGGACAAGTTAATATCGCCCGGGTTAATGCATCTCTCACTTATCCTGCCCGCTTCATGCTTGTGGCCTCTATGAATCCTTGTCCGTGCGGGTGGTTGGGAGACGGACTGCATGATTGCGTCTGTACGCCATCTGATGTCAGACGCTATGTAAAAAAGATTTCGGGTCCATTGTTAGACCGAATCGATTTACACGTCCACGTACCTAGACTAGAATACCAGGACATCGTCAATTCCAGCCCGCAGGAAAGTTCGGCGAAAATCCGAGAGCGAGTTGAAGCCGCTCGAATGATGCAGCGAGAACGGTTACGTGCATTTGGTCTGTTTGCTAATTCGCAGATGAAGCATAAGCATATTAAGCTCACCTGTCCAATGACGCATGAAGCGCAAACTCTGTTACAACAGGCCTTTGCAAAATTAAACTTGAGTGCACGCGGCTATGACCGGATTATTAAAGTAGCTCGTACGATTGCTGATCTGTCTGCTGAACCTGTAATCACAGCTCAGCATGTAGCTGAAGCTGTACAGTTTCGCAATCAACTACAAGGTTTATTGTGA
- a CDS encoding zinc-binding dehydrogenase has translation MIKAAVLEAPHTPLVVRELSAPVLEPGAAWLETLYSEVCGTDVHLYHGKLSGVPYPIIPGHINVGRVVEMNGIVRDFDGNVLKAGDIVTFLDVHETCHNCWFCLVAKASTRCPQRKVYGITYGLKDGILGGWSEKIYLKPGVKTMKLPKGVKPEAFIGGGCGLATAYHAIEQAQIKLGDTVVIQGSGPVGLNAAILAQLVGALKVIVVGGPAMRLELASEFGADHVVNIDITNENDRLAQVRELTNGRGADVVIEASGAPAAIKEGMLMVRDAGAYVVAGQYTDNGDVTLNPHLELNKKHLTVKGTWGIDLSHFYRSLKVMEKYHSRFAWEKFITRHYSLYETNQALADVEDRRVMKAVITPNR, from the coding sequence ATGATAAAAGCAGCAGTCCTGGAAGCACCGCATACCCCTCTGGTTGTTCGCGAGCTTTCTGCTCCGGTATTGGAGCCTGGCGCAGCCTGGCTAGAGACCTTGTACAGCGAAGTATGCGGGACTGATGTCCATTTGTACCATGGCAAACTTTCTGGAGTGCCCTATCCTATCATACCCGGACACATTAATGTCGGACGTGTCGTAGAAATGAACGGGATTGTGCGAGACTTCGATGGCAATGTTTTGAAAGCTGGCGACATTGTGACTTTTCTTGATGTACACGAGACATGCCACAATTGCTGGTTTTGCCTGGTGGCTAAAGCCTCTACCCGTTGCCCGCAGCGTAAAGTGTACGGGATTACTTATGGTCTGAAAGACGGTATACTCGGCGGTTGGAGCGAGAAAATCTATCTAAAACCAGGAGTAAAGACGATGAAGTTACCCAAAGGAGTTAAGCCAGAAGCATTTATCGGCGGCGGTTGTGGTCTGGCGACTGCGTATCATGCGATTGAACAAGCGCAAATCAAATTGGGCGATACTGTTGTCATTCAAGGCAGTGGCCCCGTCGGCTTAAACGCTGCCATTTTGGCGCAGTTAGTCGGTGCACTTAAGGTCATTGTTGTCGGAGGTCCAGCTATGCGACTGGAGTTAGCCAGCGAGTTTGGCGCAGATCATGTCGTTAATATTGATATTACAAACGAAAATGACAGATTGGCACAGGTGCGGGAGTTAACCAACGGACGTGGCGCTGATGTCGTGATTGAAGCCTCGGGAGCACCTGCGGCGATTAAAGAGGGAATGTTGATGGTGCGTGACGCCGGGGCCTATGTTGTGGCTGGTCAGTATACCGACAATGGGGATGTAACACTCAATCCGCACCTGGAATTGAACAAAAAGCATTTAACAGTCAAAGGAACTTGGGGTATTGATCTTAGCCACTTCTACCGTTCTCTCAAAGTCATGGAAAAATATCACTCACGCTTTGCCTGGGAAAAATTTATAACCCGTCACTATTCGTTATACGAAACTAATCAGGCTCTGGCTGATGTAGAAGATCGCCGCGTTATGAAAGCAGTCATTACTCCCAATCGCTAA